The window AGCTTTGAACAAGCTGAAAAAGAAAGCGATCTCATATTGATGCATGGTATCCGGCAGCTATCAAATACAACCAAGCCCTCCGTTTTATTTCATAGTCAGCTCCCTCAGGCGGTGCAGCCCTATGTATTAGAGGCTGGTGAAGGGAAGCAATATATCGTGGATGGTCAGCTTCATGAGCTGATCGCAACAACAGAAACAACTGGAGGCGGGTTCAGCCATTTTGTGATTGAAGGCGCGAAGGGAAAGTATTTTCCTCCACATTATCATCAAGTACATACAGAAGCACTCTATTGCGTTGAAGGAAAAATGAACCTTCAATTGAACGGAGAGGATATTTGCCTGATGCCGGGTGATTTTGCCTATATACCGCCGGATACGATTCATTCTTATGAATTCGTTTCCCATTCTAATAAATTTTTGCTTTTACTGCTCCCTGGAAAGATTGAGCAGTTGTATGAGCAGTTTGAAGAATCACAAAGCCCGAGTATATGTCCTTATTTTATTCAAGAAGGGAACTTGATGATCGATCGAGAGACTTCATCTCAATATGATTTGGTTTTTGTCGAAAAAGGATAAATATGTAACGCGTTACACATGATTGAATAAGCGCCTGTCGAACCTATCGACGGGCCTTTCTTATTTTTTGGCTCCTCCTTATAAATCTCTCATTTGATGAATGAACCATTCATTCAAGGTGAAGCTATGTACAGATGATTTTCGCTAAAGGAGGAAATGCATGTGAGAGCTGTTACTTACCAAGGGAAAAATAGCATTGCAGTGAAGAAAGTAGATGCGCCATCTATTCAAGATCGGGAAGATGTGATCATACGAATTACATCAACAGCAATTTGTGGATCTGATTTACATTTGTATCAGGGGAACTTCCCGCTTCCAATCGGCTATGTGATTGGGCATGAGCCAATGGGGATTGTGGAGGAAGTTGGACCGGATGTCACGGTAGTAAAAAAGGGAGATCGTGTCGTTATTCCATTTACCGTTGCATGTGGTCAATGCCAATATTGTCATCATCACTTAGAAAGCCAATGCGACAACTCAAACCCGCACTACGATTCGGGTGGGCTTTTTGGATATAGTGAGAAATATGGGAATTATCCTGGAGGACAGGCAGAGTATTTACGCGTGCCTTTTGGAAATTACACCCCGTTTAAGATCCCAGATGATTGTGAGCTGGAGGATGAACAATTACTGTTCTTATCGGATGTTCTTCCAACTGCCTATTGGAGCGTGGAGCACGCAGGTGTGAAAAAAGGTGATACGGTCATTGTGTTAGGCTGTGGACCTGTTGGGTTAATGGCGCAGCAATTTGCATGGCAAAAAGGGGCAGAACGTGTGATTGCGGTCGATTACATTGATTACCGTCTGCGACATGCAAAACGGATGAGCGGCGTAGAAGTATTTGATTTTACAGAAGATCCCGACATGGGAGAAACGTTAAAGGAGCTCACCAAGGGTGGAGCCGATGTTGTGATCGATTGTGTGGGAATGGACGGGAAGAAGTCACCGCTTGAAAAAATTGAGCAGAAACTCAAGCTGCAAGGTGGAACGATCGGACCGATTCAAATTGCTACAAAAGCCGTCCGTAAATGTGGAACGGTGCAGATGACGGGTGTGTACGGCGGACTATACAATATGTTCCCATTAGGTGCCTTTTTCGCAAGAAACGTCACACTGAAAATGGGACAGGCTCCGGCGAGAGGCTACATGTCAAAACTCTATCAAAAAGTGACAGCCGGTGAAATTGATCCTAGAGCGATCATCACACACCAATTGCCGTTAGATGATGCCGCTCATGCGTATCACATATTTAATGAAAAGAAGGATGATTGTATAAAGGTCATCTTAAAGCCATAAAAAGAAGGCTTAGGAATATTCCTAAGTCTCAGCAAGTAGACAAACCCTCGCATTCGGTGTCAGGTCTGCATTCCGGTGCTCACGAATGTAAATTCGCTCCGCTCCGGTACTCGTCCTTCCTAGACTGCAAAGGTTTTCTATCACGCTGAAAAGAAGACAAAGGCTTAGGAGGTTTCCTAAGCCTTTAATGTGTGCTCGTCCATCATTTTTTCGATTAATTCAAAAAATGTTTTTTTATCTTCTTCTGAAAGATGGTTGAACAGCTGATTGACAAGCAGCTGGCGGTTGTCGATCATTTGTTTTGCGATTTGTTCACCTGATTCAGAGAGTGTAATCCATACAGTACGGCGGTCATTATTATTTCGAGAGCGGATAATCAGCCCTTCATCTTCTAAGTGATTGAGAGCGGTTGTTGTTGCAGAGGGAGATAATGAAACTTCCTGCAGAATATTTTTCACAGTACATGTTTGATGGCGATAAATGATGCGTAAAATAAACCCTTTCACATACGTGACGTTTTTCGGGATGTTCTCTTCATCTATTTGCTTCGTCGCCTTTAAATACTTTGTCAGCGCATGGTCTAATAAACTTGCCTCTAGCTCGAAATGTTGCATTCTCCATACCTCTTTTCCTATTGCGTTCGCATTTTCCGATCAATTACTAGGTCTATCTTATCATAATAGTTATCATCATTTAAACCAAAATGGAAGACGGCTAT is drawn from Bacillus pumilus and contains these coding sequences:
- a CDS encoding quercetin 2,3-dioxygenase; this encodes MSEQPQSIKQSEDTYFYTVSGSGKLYGLENQLVHVLAEANQTNQLFELVLITGGKGAYFPLHCHEHLFETIFVLEGKLEVILDGKKYMVTAFDYIHIPPKTIHGYRMHSHKTRFISYTLGGQMTDVYQQIGKRLQQNEWLMTDHAFDAASFEQAEKESDLILMHGIRQLSNTTKPSVLFHSQLPQAVQPYVLEAGEGKQYIVDGQLHELIATTETTGGGFSHFVIEGAKGKYFPPHYHQVHTEALYCVEGKMNLQLNGEDICLMPGDFAYIPPDTIHSYEFVSHSNKFLLLLLPGKIEQLYEQFEESQSPSICPYFIQEGNLMIDRETSSQYDLVFVEKG
- a CDS encoding zinc-dependent alcohol dehydrogenase is translated as MRAVTYQGKNSIAVKKVDAPSIQDREDVIIRITSTAICGSDLHLYQGNFPLPIGYVIGHEPMGIVEEVGPDVTVVKKGDRVVIPFTVACGQCQYCHHHLESQCDNSNPHYDSGGLFGYSEKYGNYPGGQAEYLRVPFGNYTPFKIPDDCELEDEQLLFLSDVLPTAYWSVEHAGVKKGDTVIVLGCGPVGLMAQQFAWQKGAERVIAVDYIDYRLRHAKRMSGVEVFDFTEDPDMGETLKELTKGGADVVIDCVGMDGKKSPLEKIEQKLKLQGGTIGPIQIATKAVRKCGTVQMTGVYGGLYNMFPLGAFFARNVTLKMGQAPARGYMSKLYQKVTAGEIDPRAIITHQLPLDDAAHAYHIFNEKKDDCIKVILKP
- a CDS encoding MarR family transcriptional regulator, with product MQHFELEASLLDHALTKYLKATKQIDEENIPKNVTYVKGFILRIIYRHQTCTVKNILQEVSLSPSATTTALNHLEDEGLIIRSRNNNDRRTVWITLSESGEQIAKQMIDNRQLLVNQLFNHLSEEDKKTFFELIEKMMDEHTLKA